The sequence below is a genomic window from Sorangiineae bacterium MSr12523.
CGGAGCGACGATGGAACGGGGTTTCAAGTCCGCGCCGGACTTCGTGGAGCGCGCGCTGGGTCCACAAGCTCCGCACGCGATGAAGGCTGCGACGAGCAACGCGATCGATTGCGCGGTTCGCAGAGGCCGCTTACACCTGTGCGTCGTCTTCCTTCTCATGCGGTCTTCTTTTCGCATATTCGCCTGGCTCGCGTTCGCCGTTTTCACCGTGTCGACCGTCGCGCCTTTGGCGCGGGCCCAAGAGGAAAGCGAGCCGGTGGTTCTCGTGTACCGCGCCCCGCGTACATGCCCCACGGAGGCGGCGTTTCTCGAGGAGGTGCGGCAGCGCACGACGCGGCTTCGTGCTCCGCGCGGCGCCGAGGCGTTTCGGCGCTTCACGGTGGACATACGCGTGACGCGGGCCGAGACGCGCGGGCGGCTTTCCATCCGCGACACCGACGGCGCGGAGGCGGTGCGCACCGTGGCGGGCGAGAATTGCGGCGAGGTGGGGGCGGCGCTGGCGCTGGCCGTGGCCATTGCGGTGGACCCGACCGTGTCGCTTGGGCCCGCACCGGAGGGGGGTCCCGCGCATTCGCCATTCGCGAATCGCGAATCGCGAATCGCGAATGCCCCCAGGCCCCCCTCCCCGCCGCCGGCCGCCCGTCCGGTGCCCCCGGCGCCCAAGGTGGTCCGGCGCTTCCGGGCTGCGCTCGCGATGGAGGGCGTGGTCGCCACGGGTGTGGCGCCGGACGCGCTCTGGGGCGCGGGGCTCGCGGCCACGTGGACCGCGCCGCTGACCTTCGAGCCGAGCCTGCGCACGACCATCGCGTACCTCACCGGTGCGCGCGAGGCGATCGACGCCGCCGAGGCGCACTTTGCGCGATGGACCGCGGGCCTGGAGGGCTGCGCGCTGCGCGTGCGACTCGGTTCCGTGTCGCTGTTTCCTTGCGCAAAGCTGGAAATAGGCGCGCTGCGCGCGGAAGGGCAGAAGATCGCGCGGGCCACGTCGGAGGTGCGGCCTTGGGTCGCCGTCGGGCCTTCGGCGCGGGTTCGATGGCTCGTGCCGGGGCAGCGCCTGTTCGTCGAGGCGGGGGCCGCGGCGATGCTTCCATTGACGCGAGATCGCTTCTTTTTCCAGCCGAACATCACGATTCACCGCGCGGCCGTGCTGGGGGCCGAGGCGAGCCTCGCGCTGGGGCTCGAATGGTGATGCGTCCGTGATCAAAACGGCCCGGTCCGTCCATTAACGGGGCGGCATCGCCTTCCCATGAGCATGGTCTCGGACCTCGACCTTCCTTTGACCCCTCCGTCGCCGCGCGCGCGTGAGCGTCTGCGCGCATGCATGGACGAGCACTACGACGCGGTGTGGCGGGCTTTGCGCCGCTTCGGGGTGCCCGAGTCCCAGGTGGAGGACGCGGCCCAGCAGGTGTTCATCGTGTTTGCGAACCGGCTCGAGGCCGTGACGGAAGGCTCCGAGCGCGCGTACCTCTATGGCACGGCGGTCCGTGTTGCTTCGGATTTGCGCAAGCGCGCATCGCGCTCGCGCGAGGTTCCTTCGGCCACCGCGGCCGACGAGCATGCGTCGCCGGAGTACGATGCCGAGCAGCTTCTCGAGGTGCGCCGTGCCCGCGCGTTGCTCGACGATGTTCTGGCGTCGATGCCGATGGATCTGCGCACGGTGTTCGTTCTGTACGAGTTCGAAGAGCTCACCATGGCCCAAATCGCTGCATCTCTGGAGATCCCTCCGGGCACCGTCGCCTCGCGTTTGCGACGCGCGCGCGAGTTCTTCGAATCGAGCGTCAAAGCATTGCAGGCAGGGACCGAACCATGAGCCACCCGAACGATCCGCGTCGCTTGAAGGACGAAACCCGCGACCGCTTGGCGCTCGCGCTGCTGGCATCGGTCCGCCTGGACACTCCCCAAAAGGGCGCGCGCGCCCGCGCCAAAGCCGCCCTGGGCCTCGCCCCTTCCGGCCTCGGCCTCCTCAAATGGCTCTCCCTCGCCACCCTCGGTACCGCGAGCATCGCCCTTTCCATTGCCCTCTCCCCCGAAAAAATCCCTTCTATCCAAGAAGATCCCATCGAAGAAGTAATTCCTGCTCCTTCAAATCTTCCCTTCAAAGAAGACGCTTCAAATCCTCCTCCCAAAGAAGACCCTCCAAAAAAATCAGATCCCGCAAGGAAAGCGCCCCCCAAAACCGAACGACGTTCCTCCCTGCTCGAAGAGATGGCCCTCCTCGACGCCGCACGCGCATCGATTGCAGCCCACGCCCCGGCGAGGGCGCTTGCGACACTCGACGACCTCGAGCACCGTTTTCCGCAGACCACCTTCCGCGAAGAAGCAACGGTGCTCCGCATCGAGGCACTGCACGCCGCAGGCGATCGTGCGCGCGCGGAAAGCCTCGCGCGTGCCTTCCTCGAAGCGCACCCGAAGAGCGCGTACGCGCGTCGCGTGCGCTCCCTTCAACCCTGACGACTATTGCGGCTTGTCCTTTTCCTCTTTCGTCGCGGCAGCCGGAATCCGCTCGTCCGTGGCCTTCGGGTTCATCACCTCGAAAAACGCTTGCCGCGCCAGCTCGCCAAGGGGTGCAGGCTCACTGCGCAATGCCAGGAGCACGCCCTTCTCTTTCATGAACTTCAGAATCGCAATCGCGTCTTCGCGCTTCTGCGCGTCGGCGCCCTTTGCGTCGCGCACCAAGCGCACGCGCAAATTCACGCGCGTCACCGAATGCGGACCGTTGTCGGTCTCGATACCTTGCAGCGCGCGCGACAAGATCAACTTCGGCCAATCTTGCAGGGCGCCATTCACCTTCACGTGGGCGCAGGCTTGCGCGTTGCGGATCCACCGCGCCACGTCGCCCTTCTCGTAGTTCTTGTCGCTCCAGTAGCCGAAGGACCGATTGTAGATGTCCTTGATCTCCTCGAGCGCCTCGGCCGCCACATCGTTGTACGACGCCACCGCCCGAGTCGCCTGGTCGACGTCGCCGCCAATGAGCAATGCCAACACGGCATCGCTGCGCGTGTTCGGATCGGTCAACTTGGCCTCGAGCTGCTTTGCCACGTCGGGCGTCACCCCGCCGAAGCCAATCGCGCGGGCTGCTTGGTGGCGCACCTCCAGCGGCACGTTCGGATCGAGCACGTTCACCAGCCCGCGCGTCGCCGACTGCGCCGGACGGTGCACCAACGTCTCCAGGTAGCAGGCCCGGATGAGCGCATTCTTCGGATCCGGCTTGTTGAACTCGTGAACCTTCTTCACGACCTCGCCGAGTTGATCGTCGGTCGCCACCCAGGAGAGCGCAAAGCACGCTTCGATCCGCGATTGCTCGTTGTTCTCCGGGTTCTCGATGTACTTCGTCAGCGTCGGGTACGCCTTCGGGTCGCCCCACTCGGCGAAGCCATCCGAGGCACCCACGCCGAGACCGCGCAAGGTCATGCCCAGCACCGCCAGACCGCCCTGCATCAGCGAATCCATCGTGGCATCGACCTTGGCCGGCTTGCGGTTCAACTGCTTCTCGAGCAGCCCCCAGCTCGCCGGATCCTTCGTCATGCCGACGTACCGAAGGGCGCTCTGCGCCGTGGCCCACGTCGGGGGAAAATCTTGCTGCCCTTCCTTGGGCAACGGGTCCTTCGGATCCGCCCACTTGCGCAGCAACGTCAACCCGCGCGCCGAGCCCGCGGCCGCGAGAAAACGCATGCCGTTCGCGTGCGGCTGCGGAAGATCCGTCGTCCAGAAGACGGCGCCATCCTCGGCGACCGACAGAATGTCGTTTCGCTTGTCCGGGTGGAGCACCGCCAGATCGGCCAGCATGCGCGCGGACACCACGCGCTCGTTGTCGTCGCGCACCAGCTCCGGATCGTCGACCTTGTTGTAAAGCTTGAGCGGGTCCTGCTTGAGACGCCAACCCAAGGTCGTCGCCGCACGCACGTCGCCGATCTCCGCCAAACGCAGCGCCGCCTCGGTCTTCCAATGCGGCTTCGGGTTCGACGCGATGTACTGCACGAGCATGTCGCCCCCGCGCGGATCGGCCAGCTCGCGCATCATCTCGAAGAGCTGCCGCGTCTGCGCTTTCTCACGCTCCGGGTTGTCGTGCGACACGCTGCGGATCGCCAAAATGAGACCTTTGGCACCGACGCCGTCGCGCAGCGCCTCGAGGAACTTCAGGCGCGAATTCTTGTCCGCCCGCGACAGCGCATCGAGAAGCGGCCCCACGGCGTCCTCGTTGCCAATGCGACCCAACCCGACGGCGGCCTCACGCGCCACCTCGACGGATTTGTCCTGCACCAGCTTGATGAGCACCCCGGTCCACTTCGCATCGCCCGTGCGCGAGAGCACCGTGGCAATGAGCTGGCGCACGCTCTCGCTCTCGTCGGTCGCGTACGTGGCCAATTTTTCGAGCGGAACCATGCCGGCGAGAAGCTCCGGATCGAATGCCGGAACGCCGTCCAAGCGCTGCACCTTGGACAGATGACCCAAGCGGTACTCGGAAAGCACGGCTTCGAATGCGGAGCCCTCGTGCAAGGTGGCCAGGGCCCAACTGATCTGCGGCTTGTCGCTGCTATCGGCCTCCTGCAGCGCCTTCAGAAGCGCAGGCTTCGCCGCATCGGCCGTGGGCGACCCGTATTCGAGGATGGCTTGCGCCGCCGTACCGCGCACGCGATGGTCGTCGGAGGCGAGGCCCTTGATGATGAGGTCGAGCCCCGCGGGATCCTTCGCCCACGCGAGCTCCGCGAACGCCTCCTGCTGAAGGGCGGGCACGTCGTTGCGAGCGGCCCACGAGCGCCATTTCGGAACCGCCTCGGCCTTCGAAAGCACGTAAATGTGCTTTCGCTCCGCGGCAATCTCTTTGACGCCGAGCTTCTCCGATTCCCCCTTCACTGCGAGCACCGCAAACACGATCCCGCCGAGGACCGCGAGACCGCCGATGCCAATCGCTATCGGCTTGAAGGCCCCTTTTTTGAAGTTTCCCTCGTCGACATCGTAATCATTGCCTTGCATCGCCGGAAGGACGATATCAGAGCGGAACACCAGCCAGGAAAAGAATGCATACCGTCATCGTCGCCGCCGCAGTTTTGATCGAGGGGAACCGCGTGCTGCTCACGCAGCGCAAGGCCGGCGCTCATCTCGCGGGCTCCTGGGAATTTCCGGGCGGAAAGGTCGAGCCAGGGGAAGATCCCAAGGCGGCTCTCGCACGCGAGCTCGCGGAAGAAGTGGGCATCGTTGTGCGGATCGGTGAGATTGTCGATGTAACGTTCCACCGCTACGACGACGCGAACAAGGCCGTGCTGCTCCTGTTCTACGAGGCGGAACGAACGACCGATTCGCCCGCCCCTCACGCCGTCGACGTGGCCGACTTGCGCTGGGCTACCGCCGACGAGCTCCAACCCGCGGATTTTCCCCCGGCCGATGTGGCGATTTTGGCCAAGGTACGACATAGGCTGTCCTGTCTGGTATGATTGCTTGTGCTCGTGATACCATCGAACAGCGGTTGCAGGCATGGCGGAGCATAACCGCAAAGGGGAGAACTTTCCGACGACCCAGCACTCCATCCCATTCGGGTTGAAGAGTGCGGACTCCGCCGAGAAAACGCGCTCCCTCGAGCGACTGACCAAGGCCTACTGGAAGCCGGTTTACAAGTACCTTCGCCGCAAGTGGCGCAAGACTCCAGCCGAGGCCGAGGAGCTCACGCAGTCGTTCTTTCTGCGCGCCATCGACAAGAGCACCTTCGCCTCGTACGACCCGGAGCAAGCGCGCTTTCGGACCTTCGTGCGCGTGTGCGTCGACCGGTTCGTGGTCGATCAGAAGCGCCACGAGTCGGCCATCAAACGCGGTCACGGCGTGCGCTTTCTGCAATTGGACTTTCCCGGCGCCGAAGGGGAAATCTCCAGCGACCACGCCATGCTGTCGGATCCGGAGAAGCTCTTCGAGGTCGACTGGGTGCGCAGCGTGCTCGGAATCGCCGTCGAATCCCTGCGCGCGGCCTGCGCCAACAAGGGCAAAGACGTGCACTTCCGCGTGTTCGAGCTTTTTCACCTCGGCGATGCCTCCGAGAAACCGAGCTACGCGGAAGCGGGCGCGATGCTGGGCATCTCGGTGACCGACGTGACGAACCGACTGAGCTACGTGCGGCGCGAGTTCCGCGTGATGGTGCTCGACACCTTGCGCGAGCTCACGGGAAGCGAAGAGGAACTCCGCAGCGAAGCGCGCGCCGTTCTCGGCGTGGAGCTTTGATCACGCGGGCACGAGCAAGTCGCGCGTGATGGATGCGATGTCCGGGCAGCCGGCCAGGGCCATCGAGGTGGTGAGCTCGTTCTGTAAGATTTGAAGCACGCGCACGACACCGGCCTCGCCGCCCACGGTGAGACCCCAGAGAATGGGGCGGCCGACCATCACGGCGCGGGCGCCCAAGGCGAGGGCCTTGAAGATATCCGTGCCCCATCGGATGCCGCCATCGACGAGGACATCGAACCCGGCCGCCTGGCGGGAGGCCACGGCATCGAGAACGCGCGGAAGTGCATCCAACGAGGCAATCGCATTGTCGAGCTGGCGGCCGCCGTGGTTCGAGACGACCACGCCCGATGCACCGGCGTCGATGGCCCGCAGTGCGTCGTCGCCGCGCACGATGCCCTTCAGCAAAATGGGCATGCGTGTGATCTCGCGGAAGCTCGCAATGTCGCGCCAGGTGAGCGACGGATCGTGGCGCCCGGTGGCGTAGGCATGATGGTACGCGTTCTTGGCGCCCTGTACGGCATCGGCCAGGTTGGCCGCGGTCATGCCGGGCGGCAGGGTGAACGCGTTGCGGAGATCGCTCAGGCGGCGGCCCATGACCGGCACGTCGACGGTGACGACCAAGGCCTCGTACCCGGCCGCGTCGGCGCGCTCGATGATCGAGCGCGTGATGCCGCGGTCCTTGTTCACGTAAAGTTGGAACCAACGCGGCGTGGCGCCCGCGGTGTTGGCGGCGTCGAATGCGGTGGCGATCTCCTCGAGGGGCTTGGTGGCCAAGGTGGTGGCCACGTAGGGCGCGCCGGATTTCGCCGCGGCACGGGCGCTGGCCAGCTCGCCGTCGGGATGCGCCAAGCAGTGGTAAGCCATGGGCGCGATGAGAATGGGCGTTGCGACGTCGCGCCCCAGGAGCCGAATGCGCGTGTCCACCCGGCTGACATCGACCATGACGCGGTAGTCGATGGCCCACTTGCGGAATGCGCGGCGGTTCGCGCGGAGCGTGGTCTGCGACTCCGCCCCGGACTTGAAGTAGCCCAAGGTCGAAGGAGGGAGCTCCGCACGCGCGACCCGTTCGAGGTCACGGACCGTGAGAAACGTCGACATATCGAGCGGCTCGATCATGCCGAAGGTATACCGAGGAGCCCGTCCCGGCGCAGCTCATGAACAACGATGCCGGCAACAAAGTGAGTGCGTCAAGGGTTTCATCCTCGCGGAATCGGGTTATTGAATTCCCCTATGTCCAGCGAAAGCTTGCACGAGCCGGAAGACCGACTGTCCGAGCCAACGAAGAACATGCACCGCGCGATCGTCTCGCTCATCGAGGAGCTCGAGGCGGTGGACTGGTACCAACAACGAGCCGAGGCCGCAACGGACGATGCATTGCGCGCCGTGCTCGAACACAACCGCGACGAGGAAATCGAGCATGCGTCGATGACGCTCGAATGGATTCGCCGCAACAACCCGCGCTTCGACGCGAACCTTCGCACCTATCTGATGAAGAGCGAACCCATCACCGAAATCGAGGAAGCGGAGACCGCTGAAGAAACGCAGCCGCAAACGACGACACCGGCTGCCAAACGGGGGACGGACGGATCGCTGGCCATCGGAAGCCTGAAGGAGACTCCATGAATCTTCTGAAACGTGAGCTCGCCCCCATTCTTCCCGATGCCTGGGAAGCCATCGACCAAGAAGCGACGCGCGTCCTCAAGTTGAACCTCGCCGGTCGCAAACTGGTCGACTTCAAAGGCCCGCACGGCTGGAAGTATGCCGCCGTGAACACGGGCCGCCTCGAGTTCCTCAAGGACTCCCCCGCCCCCGAGGTCGCTGCGGGCGTGCGCTCGGTGCAGCCGCTCATCGAGGTGCGCACCATGTTCAAGTTGGACATTCTCGATCTGGATTCCGTGGCCCGTGGGGCAGACGATCCCGATCTATCCGAGGTCGTGAAAGCCGCCGAGCGCATTGCCCACGCCGAGGACAGCGCCATCTTCAACGGCTACAAGGGCGGCCAGATCGACGGCATCATCGAGACGAGCCCGCACACCCCCATCGAGGTGCGCGCCATCGAATCGTGGCCGCAGAGCATCGTGCACGCGAAGGAGACGTTGCGCGCGGCCGGTGTCTCGGGCCCGTATGCGCTCGCCCTCGGCAAGCAGGCTTACGACGAGCTTTCCGCCGGAAGCGAAGACGGCTATCCGCTGCGCAAGCGCATCGAACGCACCTTGATCGACGGGCCCTTCGTCTGGGCGCCCGCCATCCAAGGTGCCGTGCTTCTCTCCACGCGCGGCGGCGATTACGAGCTCACGGTGGGCCAGGATCTATCGATTGGCTACCATTTCCACGACAAGCGCACCGTGGAGCTCTACATCACCGAATCGTTCACCTTCCGCGTGCTCGAGCCCGCGGCGGCGGTCGTCCTCAAGCGAGGCTAGCCCAAGATCGATTGCGCGATCTCGTCGGCCGTGAGCTTGGCCAAAACGATGCCGCTGCGGTAGTGGCCCGTGCCCCAAAAGAGGCCGGGAATGCTCGAGCGGCCGACGAGAGGACGATCGGCATGGGGTCGGAAGCCGACCCACGTGGCCGACAAGGCGGCGTGCGCGAGGCCGGGAACGGCGGCGATGGTGCCATCGAGAATGTCGCGCAGGGCGCCCGCCGTGACCTCGCGTCGGTAACCGACGAATTCGACGGTGGAGCCGCAGTAGACACGGCCATCGCCGCGCGGCACCGCGTAGGCGTGCCCGTTGACGATCATGGTGCGGAGGCGCGGCGGGCGCTCCTCGAGTTGCACCACTTGACCGCGCGCGGGGCGCACGGGTGACAGATCGGCCGCGCCGGCCATACCAGGAATGAGCGAGGACCAGCTGCCTGCGGCCAGCACCGTGGCATCGGCACGCACGATGGTCTCGCCGTCATCCGGTGCGCTGGCAAGTGCGACGCCGGTGCAGCGGTCGCCCTCGAGGAGGACGCGCTCCACCACGGCGCCGATGCGCATCGTCACGTTGCGCATCTTTCCCAGGTGCGCAACCAAGGCGCGTACCAGCGCGGGGGGATCCACCTGCGAGTCGTCGGGGAAGTAGGCGAAGGTGCCCGCCTTGGGCGCCAGCTCGGGCTCGATTTCGCGAGCCGCCGCGACGTCGAGGATCTCGGCGCGCTGTCCGAGCTCGCGCTGGACCGAGACGATGCGCAGGATCTTCTCGCGCTCCTCTCCGCTGTCGGGCAGCACGTGGAGGATGCCCGACACGCGGTAGCCGACGTCGATGCCGGTCTCCCGGCGCAGCTCCTCGGTCCACTCCGCATA
It includes:
- a CDS encoding sigma-70 family RNA polymerase sigma factor; the protein is MSMVSDLDLPLTPPSPRARERLRACMDEHYDAVWRALRRFGVPESQVEDAAQQVFIVFANRLEAVTEGSERAYLYGTAVRVASDLRKRASRSREVPSATAADEHASPEYDAEQLLEVRRARALLDDVLASMPMDLRTVFVLYEFEELTMAQIAASLEIPPGTVASRLRRAREFFESSVKALQAGTEP
- a CDS encoding HEAT repeat domain-containing protein, whose product is MQGNDYDVDEGNFKKGAFKPIAIGIGGLAVLGGIVFAVLAVKGESEKLGVKEIAAERKHIYVLSKAEAVPKWRSWAARNDVPALQQEAFAELAWAKDPAGLDLIIKGLASDDHRVRGTAAQAILEYGSPTADAAKPALLKALQEADSSDKPQISWALATLHEGSAFEAVLSEYRLGHLSKVQRLDGVPAFDPELLAGMVPLEKLATYATDESESVRQLIATVLSRTGDAKWTGVLIKLVQDKSVEVAREAAVGLGRIGNEDAVGPLLDALSRADKNSRLKFLEALRDGVGAKGLILAIRSVSHDNPEREKAQTRQLFEMMRELADPRGGDMLVQYIASNPKPHWKTEAALRLAEIGDVRAATTLGWRLKQDPLKLYNKVDDPELVRDDNERVVSARMLADLAVLHPDKRNDILSVAEDGAVFWTTDLPQPHANGMRFLAAAGSARGLTLLRKWADPKDPLPKEGQQDFPPTWATAQSALRYVGMTKDPASWGLLEKQLNRKPAKVDATMDSLMQGGLAVLGMTLRGLGVGASDGFAEWGDPKAYPTLTKYIENPENNEQSRIEACFALSWVATDDQLGEVVKKVHEFNKPDPKNALIRACYLETLVHRPAQSATRGLVNVLDPNVPLEVRHQAARAIGFGGVTPDVAKQLEAKLTDPNTRSDAVLALLIGGDVDQATRAVASYNDVAAEALEEIKDIYNRSFGYWSDKNYEKGDVARWIRNAQACAHVKVNGALQDWPKLILSRALQGIETDNGPHSVTRVNLRVRLVRDAKGADAQKREDAIAILKFMKEKGVLLALRSEPAPLGELARQAFFEVMNPKATDERIPAAATKEEKDKPQ
- a CDS encoding (deoxy)nucleoside triphosphate pyrophosphohydrolase — translated: MHTVIVAAAVLIEGNRVLLTQRKAGAHLAGSWEFPGGKVEPGEDPKAALARELAEEVGIVVRIGEIVDVTFHRYDDANKAVLLLFYEAERTTDSPAPHAVDVADLRWATADELQPADFPPADVAILAKVRHRLSCLV
- a CDS encoding sigma-70 family RNA polymerase sigma factor, with amino-acid sequence MAEHNRKGENFPTTQHSIPFGLKSADSAEKTRSLERLTKAYWKPVYKYLRRKWRKTPAEAEELTQSFFLRAIDKSTFASYDPEQARFRTFVRVCVDRFVVDQKRHESAIKRGHGVRFLQLDFPGAEGEISSDHAMLSDPEKLFEVDWVRSVLGIAVESLRAACANKGKDVHFRVFELFHLGDASEKPSYAEAGAMLGISVTDVTNRLSYVRREFRVMVLDTLRELTGSEEELRSEARAVLGVEL
- a CDS encoding alpha-hydroxy-acid oxidizing protein, encoding MIEPLDMSTFLTVRDLERVARAELPPSTLGYFKSGAESQTTLRANRRAFRKWAIDYRVMVDVSRVDTRIRLLGRDVATPILIAPMAYHCLAHPDGELASARAAAKSGAPYVATTLATKPLEEIATAFDAANTAGATPRWFQLYVNKDRGITRSIIERADAAGYEALVVTVDVPVMGRRLSDLRNAFTLPPGMTAANLADAVQGAKNAYHHAYATGRHDPSLTWRDIASFREITRMPILLKGIVRGDDALRAIDAGASGVVVSNHGGRQLDNAIASLDALPRVLDAVASRQAAGFDVLVDGGIRWGTDIFKALALGARAVMVGRPILWGLTVGGEAGVVRVLQILQNELTTSMALAGCPDIASITRDLLVPA
- a CDS encoding ferritin-like domain-containing protein, giving the protein MSSESLHEPEDRLSEPTKNMHRAIVSLIEELEAVDWYQQRAEAATDDALRAVLEHNRDEEIEHASMTLEWIRRNNPRFDANLRTYLMKSEPITEIEEAETAEETQPQTTTPAAKRGTDGSLAIGSLKETP
- a CDS encoding bacteriocin family protein; protein product: MNLLKRELAPILPDAWEAIDQEATRVLKLNLAGRKLVDFKGPHGWKYAAVNTGRLEFLKDSPAPEVAAGVRSVQPLIEVRTMFKLDILDLDSVARGADDPDLSEVVKAAERIAHAEDSAIFNGYKGGQIDGIIETSPHTPIEVRAIESWPQSIVHAKETLRAAGVSGPYALALGKQAYDELSAGSEDGYPLRKRIERTLIDGPFVWAPAIQGAVLLSTRGGDYELTVGQDLSIGYHFHDKRTVELYITESFTFRVLEPAAAVVLKRG
- a CDS encoding FAD-binding oxidoreductase: MRVAVIGGGVIGCATALALAKRGADVVLLERAVPGSEASSAAAGMLGAGAEVEEESPERISYFVRARDAYAEWTEELRRETGIDVGYRVSGILHVLPDSGEEREKILRIVSVQRELGQRAEILDVAAAREIEPELAPKAGTFAYFPDDSQVDPPALVRALVAHLGKMRNVTMRIGAVVERVLLEGDRCTGVALASAPDDGETIVRADATVLAAGSWSSLIPGMAGAADLSPVRPARGQVVQLEERPPRLRTMIVNGHAYAVPRGDGRVYCGSTVEFVGYRREVTAGALRDILDGTIAAVPGLAHAALSATWVGFRPHADRPLVGRSSIPGLFWGTGHYRSGIVLAKLTADEIAQSILG